In the Syngnathus scovelli strain Florida chromosome 8, RoL_Ssco_1.2, whole genome shotgun sequence genome, one interval contains:
- the dnajc3a gene encoding dnaJ homolog subfamily C produces MVSVEHVAHKLLTYLPYVLVLIDMRFEGVKCGREGSVDHHMEMGKKLLAAGQLADALSHFHAAVDGDSKNYLAYYRRATVYLAMGKSKSALPDLSRVIELKPDFTSARLQRGNLLLKQGMLDEAEDDFRKVLKVHPTDNEATEAQNQLIKSDEIQRLVAEARHSYNSKDYAGAAALFDAIIETCVWDVTSREMRAECFIQMGEMGKAISDLKVSSKLRNDNTQAFYQLSTIYYNMGDHEMSLNEVRECLKLDPDHKQCFSHYKRVKKLNKQILSAEELIQEQRYEEAVSKFEAVMKTEPNVPHFIMLANERICHALTHGQQQPDRAIKVCGQVLQSDPHNVDALKNRAEAYIQNEQYEEAIRDYQSASEHSENDRQIQEGLDKAQRLLKQSKKRDYYKILGVKRTAQKKEIIKAYRKLAQQWHPDNFQDPEEKKAAEKKFIDIAQAKEVLTDPEMRTKFDHGEDPMDPESQQVHRGGHQFHNFNPFGSGNFHFKFNFN; encoded by the exons ATGGTTTCCGTGGAGCACGTGGCACACAAGCTACTAACTTACTTGCCATATGTTCTTGTTTTGATTGACATGCGATTCGAAG GAGTCAAGTGTGGCAGGGAAGGGAGCGTAGACCATCACATGGAGATGGGCAAGAAACTGCTCGCAGCGGGACAACTAGCCGACGCCCTCTCTCACTTCCATGCCGCTGTGG ATGGAGATTCCAAAAACTACTTGGCCTATTACAGGAGAGCCACAGTGTATCTGGCCATGGGCAAGTCTAAGTCGGCGCTGCCAGATTTGAGCAGAGTCATTGAACTCAAACCTGACTTCACATCT GCACGTCTCCAGAGGGGAAACCTTCTTCTGAAGCAAGGCATGCTGGACGAAGCAGAGGATGACTTCCGGAAGGTG TTGAAGGTCCACCCTACTGACAATGAGGCGACCGAGGCCCAGAATCAGCTGATAAAATCCGACGAGATCCAGCGTCTGGTTGCTGAAGCGCGGCACAGCTACAACAGTAAAGACTACGCTGGGGCGGCTGCCCTGTTTGACGCCATCATTGAG ACTTGTGTTTGGGACGTGACGTCTCGCGAGATGCGCGCCGAGTGCTTCATTCAAATGGGCGAAATGGGGAAGGCCATCAGTGACCTAAAGGTCTCGTCCAAGTTGAGGAATGACAACACGCAAGCCTTCTACCAGCTCAGCACCATCTACTACAACATGGGCGACCATGAAATGTCCCTCAA TGAGGTGCGCGAGTGCCTAAAGCTGGACCCCGATCACAAGCAGTGCTTCAGTCACTACAAGCGGGTCAAAAAGCTCAACAAACAAATCCTGTCTGCTGAGGAACTCATCCAAgagcagag GTACGAGGAGGCTGTAAGTAAATTTGAGGCGGTGATGAAGACGGAGCCCAATGTGCCTCATTTCATAATGCTGGCGAATGAGCGCATCTGCCACGCGTtgacacat GGCCAGCAGCAGCCCGACCGAGCCATTAAGGTGTGCGGCCAAGTCCTCCAGTCAGACCCGCACAACGTCGACGCGCTGAAGAACAGGGCCGAGGCCTACATCCAAAATGAACAATATGAGGAGG CTATTAGGGATTACCAAAGTGCATCCGAACACAGCGAGAATGACCGTCAGATTCAAGAAGGTCTGGACAAAGCCCAGCGCCTTTTGAAGCAGTCTAAGAAGAGAGACTACTACAAAATCTTGGGAGTCAAGAG GACGGCCCAGAAGAAAGAGATCATCAAAGCGTACAGAAAACTGGCACAACAGTGGCACCCGGACAACTTCCAAGATCCAGAAGAAAAGAAGGCGGCCGAAAAGAAGTTCATAGACATTGCTCAGGCCAAGGAGGTCTTAACCGACCCGG AAATGCGAACCAAGTTTGACCACGGCGAAGACCCCATGGACCCCGAGAGTCAGCAAGTTCACCGCGGAGGCCATCAATTCCACAACTTCAACCCGTTCGGATCGGGAAACTTCCACTTCAAATTTAACTTTAACTGA